DNA from Phragmites australis chromosome 16, lpPhrAust1.1, whole genome shotgun sequence:
ACTAGACAACCAGAAGATAATACAGTGAGTTGTGCAATGTGACAGAGAGCCACAGGTCAATAAACTGATATGTGCAATGGCTAGATGAAAATGGGCGACAATGACTACAACTATCCAGAGCAAATCAGAAAGCAAAGTTGCTTGTTGGCAGATGCTGTAATGTGAACAGTGTCATGTGGCAAAGCTAAAGCAAGACCCAGCCCTGGCAagattcaaatttaaaatttaaattaaggTTGTCCTTCAAGAGACTATAGTTTTCTATTTCTTTGTTTCCTGTCTTGTCCCCTTGCTTTCTACCACCTACAAGGCAACTGCTACGCAACGTAACTAAAGCTAGCCAAGTGTTCTTGTAACAAGTTTGAAGCAATATAAGATGTACTGGTGGGCTATTCATCTTTAATGGAATGATACTCAGCTCTCCTACGCGTTCGAGGAAAAAAATCCACCATTGAGTCTTCAAGGcttcaggggggggggggggagccatAAAACTGTTCTTTGTAGCAAAGAGAATCATGGAGAAATAAGAAACAAACATAGAATTTAGCTATCTATACTTTTCACAAAAATGAAGTTCTTTTTAGGTCCTTGGAAAGGTCAAGAGGTGTTATAACTTGGGAGGTACCAATTTTCGGAACCTTCTAAGTTATAATTAGTGGAACCTCTCCAAGGATGGTAAAAAAGCTCAAAACGAAAAGATACAGTCAACAGAATTTCCAAAATCCATCTTTAGGCGGCTAGTAGCTCAGTTGCGCATTCCTCCGAGTTTACTATTTTCTACTGCATCAACTATCAAACAGATATGTGCATGAGCTGAAAGGTGTTCCTGAATGATAATTTATGAAAGTCAAAATAGAACCTAGAAAAACCTTCAAGATTCAGCAAGTTTTGACCTAACTAGTCTAGTatgcagaaaaaaaattctgaatTAAGGTGCCCTTGATAAAATTCCAACTAAAGAAATGAAGAGCCAAGTTCCAAACTAACCACGAATGCTGAACGTATAAGTTCTTCCTCATAATCAACAGTGGCACCTTTCACAAAGTCATATGAGATGTCATCCACGACCAATCTAACACCATCAGTCTCAAAGAACCTACAAGTAAATTACACAATTAttgagggaaaaagaaaaggaaaagtcCAATTTATTGAGGAAAACTACAGGGCAGTCACAGTTGCAATGCATATTAAATTCATAGGCTCCACAGTGAAGCTTAAAAGAATGATTGAATGAACAAAAATGTAGAAAAACAGTCAGGAACTCAGGATAAATGACCTACCTGTCATCTGAATTTTTCTTGTCATCGAGAGAGAAAGAATATTGGAACCCAGAACATCCACCAGCTTCAACACTTAACCGCAGCATCTTACCATCAGCAGATGGTTCTTCAGCATGTAATTCTTTTAATCTCTGCAAAGTGTTAAATTGCTAAGCGTAACAAAAATGACAAACTACTACGAAAAATAGAAGGAAAGCATGACAGGAATGTATTCGCTTTCTAGAACACCAAAAGCATATTTCAAGTCAACTTGGCACGAAGCAAAGAACATAGATGAGATGCTCCTAATATGTCAGATAAAATGTGGTAGAAAGTACCACATACAAATGGAAGAGTCCAAAATTTAGCAATTCACAACTCAGTTCGCCGTATTATATCATCGCAAATTTATTTCAGGTTGCAAACACATCTTATGAGTCTTAGGTTGTACCATTTGTTGGAATACTCCTCTATTGCCAACCCTGTTGCCCGTCCGGCAACAGTGCCGGTCACGCCGTCACGCCCACACGTGCCACGCTGCGCGCCCGGTCCTGTTCATGGACCGGCAACAACCGGCCTTATCTCTTTGTAGATTCTTTGGTTGCAGTTGTTGTTCAGATAGAGATAATATCTGATTTAAAGCACAGTTAGTTGTATTAGAGATAGACTTGACTTAGAGATAGACTGAGTCAGAGATAAACTCCTCTTGTACATTATACTCTATATAGCACCAGTGCTATCCCAAATAATCTAAGCCCGAAGTTATTCCCCTATTTTCAGTCTTTTCACCATTCCGTATTGGTAGTTCAGGATGA
Protein-coding regions in this window:
- the LOC133896257 gene encoding iron-sulfur assembly protein IscA-like 2, mitochondrial is translated as MASLRPLLRRLAAMAGGRVRANHRLLSSASPAAVSAERASRSPAEPETVRMTEGCVRRLKELHAEEPSADGKMLRLSVEAGGCSGFQYSFSLDDKKNSDDRFFETDGVRLVVDDISYDFVKGATVDYEEELIRSAFVVSTNPSAVGGCSCKSSFMVK